The window AGGCTTATAGCCGATTAAGAAGTGGAATGGCATGCTAAATGTATGATTTGAGGAAATTTACATTGCATTGTACATAAAATAACAACTGTACATTTAGCAGGCTACCCATATGATGAACTTAAATACTGGatttaatgtttgtgtctttgtttcatttaaataaatgcacatgaAGTTGCTAACACATGCAGTGAGTGTTTACTATGACCGGATGTAGTTATGGCTCATGCCATCTGTTATTTTGCTAAAGCGTCTGTAATTTCCAACTGTCAAACATCAAGGCATATGTCTAACAGCGAATAATTATGATCACCaaaaaatatactaataatACATCATTCATGCGTCTACGTTACATGCAATAAAATTTCAACTACATTACCtagatttttaaacaatatcaGTTGCCGTTTTCCTATTAACGACTGATGCAAGTATCAAAACATCGACGGTATTTCCCCTGTCAACAATAATAAACGTGACCTCAGGGTGATTGTTTTGTGGTTTGAATATTTCTCAGCCTACCGTTACCGATTACCACACATATTTAGTCAATAAAACGTTCCTTCCCCACGTTTGTCTTCATTCAGTTGGTTACGATCCCAAAAAACGGCTTCTCAGTGGATGAAGTCGATTCGCTCGCGCCGTTAAAACATTCCGTTGGTCACGCGGGGTGTTTATTTGTGGGTCACGGATTTAACCAAATTGTGCTGCTGTCCCCGAATAAATGTTCggtataaattaaaatatgcacaAAAGATTGCGTTTGGCCCGGAGCACCACACGTTAAACCATAACGTGGTGCGTTCATTGGCGATATCTCACGCTGTAGGGAAGGATGCTGCGTTTGGGATGCACGAGGAGGGACTGGGAGGGAGCAGGGATGGGGGAGGGATATATGCAGACTGATGCATTGCAGTAGTGGGATGGTGGAATGCTTTCTCGGAGTGTCTCTGGGTTAAAATTTCAAGTCGTTATGGCAATGTAAATAGATGCTTTCACATTTATTCAGGCTATTTCGGATGCACAAGGTCGTATAGTGCTGCCACGTGACGCGTCTTATCTCGAATATACGGTAGAGTACATGAAGGTCAGATTTTTCGAGAACAGGTTATTCTAGAGTCTTGAAACTGGGAGCAATGTTAATCAGCATGACCCTGACAAgatctctcaattcaattcatattgctttattggcatgacatacTTAGGTAGGCCTACATATTGCCTAAGCATTGTACAtagtagaaaaataaaaaaatacatatgtatacatccataaataaacaaaacaatatgtaggcctacctaagtatgtcatgccaataaagcaatatgaattgaattgagagatcTTGTCAAAATTAGTTAGTACCATTAATGAATAGTaccattaatgtttatataatatatatatatatatatatatatatatatatatatattatataaacattaatggtACTACTAACTGAATGTGTTCACTCTTTACTTCTTAGTTTGTggcatttataaatatgatgtGCTACCAAAGAGGAAGTAGGTCCTTCACCAAGTAAAATTcttaatttgtcattttcatggAGTGACTGGAACTCAGGAATAATCTGCTGTATTTGACGGTACAGTGCGTCTCTTAAAGATGTGTATTTGTCACATTGGAGGAGGAAGTGTTCCTCCTTCTCAACTGATCCAAATCTACATTCATTACAGATTTTGCTTGCTTTTCTTTAGGTAACCACATCTTTTTATGTTGTCCTCTTTCTATGGCCAGCTGGTGGTCATTCAGTCTGTACTTTGTCAGTAAATGTCTGTGAGTTATATTCCTGACTGAGACCAGATAGTCAGCCAGACTGTACTCTCTGTTGAGTTTCAGATAACACTGGAGACGACTTTGGTCTTTGGCTTGTTTTTTCCAATGCTGTATGTCTCCTCTTCATTCGTAATTTCTTTGATTCTTCTATGTTTTTCAGGGTTGGTGATTTTGAGTGCTTGGTTAGTCAGATCTGACACCATTGCACAAAGATGACTTTTTtgagcgctctctctctctctctccatctctctctctctcttattcacacacacacgcacacacacacacacacacattttacattgtttaaaaatatcttaaatggtTACTTTACGAAAATTtcccatggttttactacaaataaaaaacatactatagttaaaccatggtaaccacaattTAACCGTGGATTTTGCTACGCTTAACCATGATATTTGTAGTAAAagtgtggttatacaaatggcagtcaattaaaaaaaaaaaaaaaaaaacatggttacaaTACTATAattaaaccatggttaattttcttaAGAGGTTTGAATCTCAGATGGGAAAAATGTTATGTGACTATATATTTAACACAAAATTAGTGTCCCACATGGctacaacatattttaataataaatgaagagTAATGTGAGGGTTTTATAACGTCCCTTTTTAAAACCATATAATAAAACATACCGATTAACCAACGTTCCAGTCAGCAAGGCTGTGAAGTCCGATTCgagaaataattatttaaaccgGTTTTGTGAATTAGACCTGATTCATTAAAAGTTTTGACATGACaacgaatgattcattcacaaattgaacatcacaaaaatgaaccaaagACCATGAACGCAGAAAGATAAGCAAGAAGGAAGAGAAAAGTTTTAGTGACTGAAATGATCTGTTTAGAAAAGCTGTCAAATGACGCTTTTGTGTCATTTTGGTTTGATTGACAGTCTCAGTCCTGGTTAACTTATCAGCTATTAAGAAGAGTGGTCAGGAAATTCTTcaaaaatgcactttttgtttTAAGACGAAAGTATAGATTTTGAACGACGTGAGGGCAAGTAAATCATTTTGGGTTGAACTAGTGCTTTAAAGTCAGTTGTAGCCTGATATAATAGTTTCTCACCTCTGAGGGAACCACACATTCATTTATGAGGTGAGCCAGTCTATGGGTGAGCCACAGTTATAgatgaatatactgtaaaagaGCATTAAAATCAATTTCTTGATTTCTACACTGCAGATTTAgagtaaaatacatttgttttatgtGAACTGCTCTTCCTGTTAAAGTCTGTGCTACATTTTTGTGTATGACGAaattcttaaaattaaaaaatttattttcttttacctTACAGGGTTAACATATTATTAACGGTGaacatgaccaaaaaaaaaaaaatgaatgtgcaCTAGAATGTGAGCAttgcatgatttaaaaaatgcttaTATCTCTATAGCAACAAACAGAATGAACTCAATGGCCCTACATTCTATTCTGACAATTACATCATAATAGCATTACACATTACAAGGAATCCTGCTTCACTTGGTATCTGACTGTTGTGATCGCTGCTTGCTTATCACTCATTCAAgcctgttttgttgttgttgagatAATCTTCACTCAAACATTTCAACATGTGGTACAGAGTGAGAAATACTGTCCAGAGTGAGGCGCTGCCATGCCTAGTAGGCAAACGGATTTTTAGCAGATCTTCTGCATCTCCCTTCTTGCCTGAGACTGGACAAATGAAGACATCTTCAGGTGAAAGTCCTCCAGGATGTCGCGGGCCAAGACCTTCCTATTTAATGGATGTGGCAGAGAGCAATGTCACAGAATCTTCATGTATGTCTCCTCACTTTTCCTTATCCTCATTGCCCAATCTTGTGAGGGTGGACAAACATATGTTTCTACATATACGCCATGTTGCTTTGTCCACGAACATGCTTGTTCTAGAACCAACCCACTGTCCTGTGAAACTTCTTGCTGGACAGAACAAGTCCGCTGGACATTTCTTCTTGACAGAAGCTGAAGAGAAGACATCAGTTTCAGAAGAAAGACCTCCGGGACGTCGAGGGTCCAGACCTGCTAACCATTTAATGGGCATGGCAACGAGAAACGGCAGTGAACCTTTATGTGAGTCTGATCTGAAAACTACCGCTCCCCTCTCCTTACCCCGGCTACCCAGTTTTGCAAGTCGACCAATGAGGATGGACAAACGTACGTCTCTGCTTGGACATCGTGTTGATGTGTCCACAAAAATGCCTGTTCTGGAACCAACCCATGTTCCTGTGAAGCCTCTTGCTGACCCACAGAAAAGATGCAGTGTTGTTGTGGCAAGGAATCTCACATCTTTTCAGGGTATTTGATGATGAGAATGTTAAGTTGAAGAGGGCTCAGCCACCAAAAGGATTCCCCTCTTTGGTCTGAAGGTTTGACGAGATGCTAGGCACCACTGCTTGAACCCATTTTACAACTCAGACCCTGCTTTGAATTTATAAAGCATCCAAACACAAAGAAGACAAGATgatgaaaaagacaaaaaaagatacctaaaaaaaaaattttacataaaaaaagcTCTTTGTGCATCAAGTGAATGTTCCTTTTTCATGCATCAAAATATTGTTTGTGCATCAAAAATTCCATTTTGCCATTGAATAGTCTATAACCTCTTAATCTAAATAATATTCTGTTCAAAAGGCAGTAGATTGAATATGACATGAATTATCTTCAAGTTATGTTTGCACTTATTATTAAGGGGATATTAGTGAGGGATTTAACTTGTTGAGTTACTGAGTGGGCAATTGAAGGTCTCTTTTTGTtgtgatttcaaaaacagtctGTGTTCCCAAGTTACTCCCACAAAACTGTGACATGAAAAGAtgccatttttataaaaataaactattaaaTAAAACCATTGCTTCATCTTTGTTCAGatgttgtttgtttaaaagattACATGTTCTAGAATCTGATGTCAGTTACAGTTGGTGATTtatcaataaatgaaaacaatcaaaaacatctgttccttaaattaatatattttgtttgcCTTTTCAACCAGAAGAAAATATTACTCATGCGCACAAATGTAAGGGTATAGTGCACCTTTTTGGTATCCAATTTCCAACTGTCTCACAGTCTTCGTGAGGGACTTTTCATAATAAACTTGGTACAGttcaaaaagatttaaaatgtttttgaaagaaatctctcaTGCTCGCTAAAATtgcatacagtaaaaacaatactatagtgaaatattattacagtatgcTAGTATTTAATGTAGCCTATTCTATTTTAACACTATGTTTACTTCActatattacaattaaatcctaatgtaatcatgacaaactatatatcattgGAAAAGTCCAAAACtcctaaatagatattttaccatTTTGTGTTGTTATAAATTATGTAGTAACAGTAATAGATtcatttatgacaagagtgcaccaaAAGTCTATGataaatctacatcataacaggagttctgacctttggcACAGAAAGTCTTTATTTCCTTGCCTTTTTCCCTATCACATGTTTTAGCAATCATCATAAGTTATATACCATTTGAAagcttaaaatctcaaaattcattctgtgaaaaccattttgaaatCGGACATTGCGTTACCATAGAAATGGTACTTCAAAATGTTTGAAGTTAATGTACCTTAACTGGGGtgtcatattacaaaatgtattacggtcttttagaatcaaaactttttataatcttgacaaaatacgtatcgttggaaaggtctgagTCTCAAGattccattttttattattattttgttatagaTGTAATATTGAGAGATAAATTGATAGATTTGTGAcagaaatgcataaaaaaaaaaaaaacaatggagtTTGGATGGCACCCGGTGGCTGTTTTTGGTATAACGCCTAAACAAAATTGCATATGAacctcattttttaaatatcaacttcaaatttggaacacaacttatGTAGACATATGGCTTTCATTTTATAGCAATTTtggatttttaactattttttaaaaatatttattttatatcaaataaaataaaaatagtataatacattttctttacagtaaatttaaacttctataactttttaatactttaattttattaaatgatttcACTTCTGTAATAATCTGCTAATAGTCTTAGGTCCTTAGGTCTGTATTCAAAAGCgttcatgaattataataatttaagtttggatagtgcactttctcgtgaattttaaaaaatggggATGACAGTTGGGTTAAACCataaatttttttcaggattctttgatgaatagaacgttaaaaagaacagcatttatttaaaaatagacatCTTTTGCtacagtctttactgtcacttttgttcaatttaatgcaacaaACGTTTGAACGGTAGTTTATGTTTGTAGGTCAAAACTATATATTGACCCAATACACAGTTTATTTGGCATACACGAACTGTGCATTAAGAGGAGATGAAAAAGTGGCCTTTAGGACCCGGTGATTATTTGCGGAAGTTCACATATATTCTGCGACGTGACGTCAGCTGCTGCAAGCAAACATGGAGGACGGCGGAGTGCTGGTCGAGAAACCTCAGGTGAGATGTTATGTTGTGATTTTAAGTATTTTACAAAGAGAGGGGTGGCGTACGCACCGTTATTATCTTTAAAAGGTTCTAGTCTATATAAGCAAAACATATATGCAGCAAGAACACTAGTCTAAAGCTTACAATAAACAGTGAAAAGATGCCGATTCATTCAGCTCGCTGCAAATGCTCAGTCATGCCATTCTCTGACAGCGGCTAACGCTAGCATGTGTGCTCACGAGAATTTACAGAAGAGTAGCGAATATAATCACTGCGAATATGTCAAGTTTAAAACTTcatatttcatcatatttgaATCGTATATGACCTCTTTGAACAAATTTCTAAACATGTTCACAAACCTTAAGCAGTTATGCTACTGCTTAGCCATGTAGCATTCAGTTTGTCATCTGTGTTTGTCTTTAACGTTTTGTTTGATAACATTTGTCTTTAGTATTTCTTTATAAGAGAAGTTATTAAGAAGCTTTATTTAACGCTTAATGTATGTACATTCAAATttgaatatgtataaataatacagCAGGGTAACtgctttaatatgcattatgaTGTGCTATGATGTGTgtaatagtttttttaattgtaattaatgtaAATTGTGTTATTACAGTAAgatgttttataataaatatttgaataatattatttgaataatattaataaatattattattattaaaataaatattgtcttGCTTGATC is drawn from Onychostoma macrolepis isolate SWU-2019 chromosome 16, ASM1243209v1, whole genome shotgun sequence and contains these coding sequences:
- the LOC131521652 gene encoding uncharacterized protein LOC131521652; its protein translation is MWYRVRNTVQSEALPCLVGKRIFSRSSASPFLPETGQMKTSSGESPPGCRGPRPSYLMDVAESNVTESSCMSPHFSLSSLPNLVRVDKHMFLHIRHVALSTNMLVLEPTHCPVKLLAGQNKSAGHFFLTEAEEKTSVSEERPPGRRGSRPANHLMGMATRNGSEPLCESDLKTTAPLSLPRLPSFASRPMRMDKRTSLLGHRVDVSTKMPVLEPTHVPVKPLADPQKRCSVVVARNLTSFQGI